A region of Salvia splendens isolate huo1 chromosome 17, SspV2, whole genome shotgun sequence DNA encodes the following proteins:
- the LOC121774649 gene encoding patatin-like protein 2 has translation MEKINFVFALNFVATLQLILVSPMSNAQSKGRMATVLSIDGGGVRGIIPGTILGNLEARLQELDGPDARIADYFDVIAGTSTGGLVATMLTTPGANNRPLYAAKDIASFYVQHSPKIFPEKKSFKSRNNVAAAAQNMTESI, from the exons ATGGAGAAGATTAATTTTGTATTTGCATTAAATTTTGTTGCAACTCTGCAATTGATCTTAGTATCTCCGATGTCTAATGCTCAATCAAAAGGGAGAATGGCGACGGTGCTGAGCATAGATGGTGGCGGTGTTAGAGGCATCATTCCGGGCACAATTCTGGGAAACCTCGAAGCCAGACTCCAG GAATTAGATGGCCCGGACGCAAGAATTGctgattattttgatgtgattGCTGGAACGAGCACGGGCGGGTTGGTCGCCACCATGCTCACGACACCCGGTGCCAACAATCGCCCTCTCTATGCTGCCAAGGATATTGCCTCCTTCTACGTACAACACTCCCCAAAAATCTTCCCGGAGAAAAA GAGTTTTAAGAGTCGAAACAATGTTGCGGCGGCGGCCCAAAATATGACGGAAAGTATCTGA
- the LOC121774338 gene encoding protein FAR1-RELATED SEQUENCE 5-like, translating to MAGETDCVGEEHTDDDDNLLISIHVISGSVSKGFRTMRIIGKVKSVMVDVADGNRLKCDSVQGLEMDGMSKGYEVCQFVEYHNHLMVADEHRHFMTANRSLDPIHRRFMEDCGRYCMIFAPFTGKDNHSRAVTFGAGLLSSEGRDSYAWLFGCFVRCMGVAPKLIITDQDWGMKLVVQQVLLQTRHRWCMWHIMVKVSDKLPKSLLGNEDFKKELNACVWSDLLQPDEFDIIWNDIMERYGLEDVHWFGSMFEDREFWVPAYFQDFPMRSLLRTTSMSESENSFFKNYTKPRANLVQFINFFNYAVGDQRNVNSRLNYLDYSTIPDLSTQLPIEKHASTIYTDSIFKHVQQEISMVCEIVSITVEDNIKMHKANDQYDRTWDVKYDCKQDTFDCSCKKFSRIVR from the exons ATGGCGGGTGAGACTGATTGTGTTGGTGAAGAACAtactgatgatgatgataatctACTGATTTCTATTCATGTTATTAGTGGATCGGTTTCTAAAGGATTTAGAACTATGAGAATCATTGGAAAA GTCAAATCAGTGATGGTAGATGTGGCTGATGGGAATAGATTGAAATGTGATTCTGTGCAAGGGCTTGAAATGG atgGCATGAGCAAAGGGTATGAGGTTTGTCAGTTTGTGGAgtatcataatcacttaatgGTTGCGGATGAGCATAGGCATTTTATGACGGCCAATCGCAGTCTGGATCCTATCCATCGGAGGTTTATGGAGGATTGTGGCAG GTATTGCATGATTTTTGCTCCATTCACTGGAAAAGATAACCATTCCAGAGCAGTTACATTTGGAGCTGGATTGTTATCAAGTGAAGGTAGAGACTCATATGCTTGGTTGTTTGGCTGTTTTGTTCGATGTATGGGGGTAGCACCCAAATTGATTATCACTGATCAAGATTGGGGGATGAAACTTGTTGTTCAACAAGTACTTTTACAAACAAGGCACCGATGGTGCATGTGGCATATTATGGTTAAGGTGTCAGATAAGTTGCCCAAATCCTTGCTTGGTAATGAAGATTTCAAAAAAGAGTTGAATGCATGTGTTTGGTCTGATTTGTTACAGCCTGATGAGTTTGatataatatggaatgatattATGGAACGGTATGGATTAGAAGACGTCCACTGGTTTGGATCGATGTTTGAAGATAGAGAATTCTGGGTTCCTGCTTATTTTCAAGATTTTCCCATGAGGTCGCTTCTTAGGACTACATCAATGTCTGAATCAGAGAATAGCTTTTTTAAAAACTACACAAAGCCTCGTGCAAATCTTGTACAGTTCATCAATTTCTTTAACTATGCTGTGGGAGATCAAAGGAATGTCAATTCACGattgaactacttggattacTCAACTATTCCTGATTTGTCAACCCAATTGCCTATTGAGAAGCATGCATCTACAATCTACACTGATTCTATTTTCAAACATGTACAACAGGAAATAAGTATGGTATGTGAGATTGTTTCGATAACTGTTGAGGATAACATCAAGATGCATAAGGCCAATGACCAATATGATAGAACATGGGATGTTAAGTATGATTGTAAACAAGACACATTCGACTGTAGTTGTAAGAAGTTTTCCAGAATTG TCAgataa
- the LOC121773395 gene encoding peptidyl-prolyl cis-trans isomerase CYP40-like: protein MVNPRCFLDISIGGELEGRMVVELYKDVVPKTAENFRALCTGERGLASVTGVPLHYKGLRLSRIIRGFMVQGGAISDENGSVGECIYGTKFDDENFELKHTRKGMLSMANNGPNTNGSQFSILTTQAPHLDGKCVVFGKLIKGFGVLRAVEYQAVVDDYCSTADVVIIDCGEIPEGEDDGTIDFFKDGDLYPDSPMDLDAKPDRYSWVLSAIESIKVIGNEHYKEKNYKMAIRKYRKAIKYQDLCWEMPDLDQEQSELLRKIKSQILTNSSMCKMKLGDLDGALLDAEYAIRETKDYAKAFFRQGQVYNALNNIEAAVESFQKALELEPTDGCIKKELAIAKKKIADRIDLEKKAFSKIFQ from the exons ATGGTGAATCCACGCTGCTTCTTGGATATCAGCATCGGCGGCGAACTGGAGGGGAGAATGGTGGTCGAGTTGTACAAGGACGTGGTGCCAAAAACCGCCGAGAATTTCAGAGCTCTCTGCACTGGAGAGAGAGGCCTTGCCTCCGTCACCGGCGTTCCTCTCCACTACAAG GGTTTACGCTTAAGTCGTATTATCAGAGGTTTTATGGTGCAAGGGGGTGCAATTTCTGACGAAAATGGCTCGGTTGGTGAATGCATTTACGGAACGAAGTTTGATGATGAAAATTTTGAGCTAAAACACACAAGGAAAGGGATGCTATCAATGGCCAATAATGGTCCAAATACCAATGGGTCACAATTTTCAATTCTAACAACCCAGGCCCCACACCTAGATGGGAAGTGTGTTGTCTTCGGTAAGTTGATAAAAGGATTTGGAGTGCTACGTGCAGTAGAGTATCAAGCAGTAGTGGATGATTACTGCTCAACTGCTGATGTTGTGATTATCGACTGTGGAGAAATTCCAGAGGGAGAGGATGATGGGACAATTGATTTCTTTAAAGATGGTGATTTATACCCTGATTCACCGATGGACCTTGATGCTAAACCTGACAGGTACTCGTGGGTACTTTCTGCAATAGAATCTATCAAAGTCATTGGGAATGAGCACTATAAG GAAAAAAACTACAAGATGGCTATAAGAAAGTATCGTAAGGCCATCAAATATCAGGATTTGTGCTGGGAGATGCCGGATCTTGATCAAG AGCAGAGTGAACTACTAAGGAAGATAAAGTCGCAAATACTTACAAACAGCTCT ATGTGTAAGATGAAGTTAGGTGATCTTGATGGGGCATTGCTAGATGCAGAATACGCAATTCGTGAAACAAAAGACTATGCAAAAGCTTTTTTCCGTCAAGGCCAG GTATATAATGCACTGAACAACATTGAAGCAGCTGTTGAAAGTTTTCAAAAAGCATTAGAATTGGAACCAACTGATG GTTGTATAAAGAAAGAGCTTGCTATTGCGAAGAAGAAG ATTGCTGATAGAATTGACCTAGAGAAAAAAGCTTTCTCGAAAATATTTCAGTAA